In Vibrio bathopelagicus, one DNA window encodes the following:
- a CDS encoding acyl carrier protein phosphodiesterase, whose protein sequence is MNFLAHLHIAQYCNSNLAGNLLGDFVKGDPNKHYSDSLSNGIRLHRFVDSYTDRHDVSRSAKSLFSDQTRRFAPIALDVFWDHCLANHWGQFSTQSLEHFCSDSHQQIFEHQESHWPENFITIHQKMAEQRWLESYQDMSSIELVLQRMALRRPKLGMLKNCYDDLERHYDKLQCHFNELYPSVLEEANQFSALQLTKNQKER, encoded by the coding sequence ATGAACTTTCTCGCACACCTGCACATCGCTCAATACTGCAACAGTAACTTAGCCGGTAATCTGTTAGGTGACTTCGTTAAGGGTGACCCTAATAAACACTATTCAGATTCGCTTTCTAACGGGATAAGACTTCATCGATTCGTCGATAGCTATACCGACCGTCATGATGTGTCTCGTTCTGCAAAATCTCTCTTTTCAGACCAAACAAGACGCTTTGCTCCTATCGCTCTCGATGTCTTTTGGGATCACTGCTTAGCCAATCATTGGGGACAGTTCTCGACACAATCCTTAGAGCACTTTTGTTCAGACAGTCATCAGCAGATTTTCGAACATCAAGAGTCACACTGGCCTGAGAACTTCATTACTATTCATCAGAAGATGGCAGAACAGCGGTGGTTGGAAAGCTATCAAGACATGTCTTCCATTGAGTTGGTATTACAACGAATGGCGTTAAGAAGGCCTAAGCTAGGTATGCTCAAAAACTGTTATGACGACTTAGAACGCCACTATGATAAGTTGCAGTGTCACTTTAATGAGCTGTATCCAAGCGTTTTAGAAGAAGCAAACCAGTTTAGTGCGCTTCAATTGACGAAAAATCAAAAGGAAAGGTAA
- a CDS encoding EAL domain-containing protein gives MQFIAKYQDLTLRSVYQPIFDSSMTQIGVEALVRISNSKGVIVRPDHFFHSDDTLCNDKINVERLSRAIHIRNFAQSNIRHLHLFLNVLPNVGELFAAEKVSDSLLAKRLHELNLSCEQIVMELVELNAESEERLKDAAHSLAENGFQIAVDDFGTQASTEQRVRHINPHIIKIDRSVMLDFEQGDTREMELVLELAKQIGAKTVIEGIETEHQLTAMQNLGFDMYQGYHLAMPKPIELDLRVAI, from the coding sequence ATGCAGTTTATTGCGAAATACCAAGACCTAACACTTAGAAGCGTCTATCAACCTATATTCGACAGTTCAATGACTCAGATAGGCGTTGAGGCTTTGGTGCGTATTTCGAATAGCAAAGGGGTTATTGTTCGTCCTGATCACTTCTTCCATTCCGACGACACGTTGTGCAACGATAAGATCAATGTTGAGAGGCTAAGTCGCGCTATCCATATCCGTAACTTCGCACAATCGAATATTCGCCATTTACACCTTTTCCTAAACGTTCTACCGAACGTTGGTGAGTTGTTTGCCGCAGAAAAAGTCAGTGACAGCCTGTTGGCTAAACGCCTTCATGAACTTAACCTTTCATGCGAGCAAATCGTCATGGAGCTGGTAGAACTGAATGCAGAAAGTGAAGAGCGCTTAAAAGATGCCGCTCACTCTCTTGCAGAGAACGGCTTTCAAATTGCTGTTGATGATTTTGGAACACAAGCGTCAACAGAACAACGCGTTCGTCATATCAACCCGCATATCATCAAGATAGATCGCTCAGTGATGTTAGATTTTGAGCAAGGTGATACACGAGAAATGGAATTAGTTCTTGAACTGGCGAAGCAAATCGGCGCTAAGACTGTCATCGAAGGCATTGAAACAGAGCATCAACTTACTGCAATGCAAAACTTAGGCTTCGATATGTATCAAGGCTATCACTTAGCGATGCCAAAGCCGATTGAGTTAGATCTCCGCGTCGCAATCTAG
- a CDS encoding aromatic amino acid transport family protein, which produces MNKSKVFGSTLIIAGTTIGAGMLALPLASAGIGFSTSLFLMLCLWALMTFTALLMVELHQFAESDATLHTLANTILGTKGKWIASFAVMFLFYALCAAYIAGGGAQFNQRISDIAGIELNGQITTLLFTLLVAGVVTVGTHSVDKVNRVLFGLKLIAMVLVLSFLAPNITSQYLMSMPLQQGLIVAAIPVVFTSFGFHGSIPSIVRYLDGDVRSLRKVMIIGSALPLVIYVFWQSVTLGVISQEQLLSDTSLGALLVSLSQTVHQSNLSVIVGVFADLALLTSFIGVSLGLFEFMGDSLSNKLGSAKRVKTALITFVPPLGFALFYPQGFIMALGYAAIALAVLAILLPTVMVYKVRYTDFSVDGQNTQETYQVLGGSKALFLAGSVGVFIIAIQILISVGLLPSLG; this is translated from the coding sequence ATGAATAAATCAAAGGTTTTTGGTAGTACTTTGATCATTGCAGGCACTACTATTGGTGCTGGCATGCTCGCTCTTCCACTTGCATCTGCAGGTATTGGCTTCTCAACTTCACTTTTCTTAATGCTATGTCTTTGGGCATTAATGACCTTTACTGCCTTATTAATGGTAGAGCTTCATCAATTCGCAGAATCGGACGCAACTCTACACACTTTAGCTAACACAATTTTAGGGACCAAAGGAAAGTGGATTGCTAGCTTTGCCGTTATGTTTCTGTTTTACGCTTTATGTGCTGCCTACATTGCGGGCGGTGGTGCTCAATTCAACCAACGTATTTCGGATATTGCAGGTATTGAGCTCAATGGCCAAATCACAACTCTCCTATTTACCCTGTTAGTTGCTGGCGTTGTGACGGTTGGTACACACAGTGTTGATAAAGTTAACCGTGTTTTGTTTGGCTTAAAGCTAATCGCGATGGTTCTAGTACTTAGTTTTCTGGCACCTAACATTACTTCTCAATACCTAATGAGCATGCCTTTACAGCAAGGCCTGATTGTTGCGGCGATTCCAGTTGTGTTCACCTCTTTTGGTTTCCACGGCAGCATCCCTTCGATTGTTCGATACTTAGATGGTGATGTTCGTTCTTTACGTAAGGTCATGATTATTGGTTCTGCACTGCCTTTGGTCATCTATGTTTTCTGGCAGAGCGTGACTTTAGGTGTGATTAGCCAAGAGCAGCTATTGTCGGACACAAGCTTAGGCGCACTGCTAGTCTCACTGTCACAGACCGTTCATCAGTCAAACCTTAGCGTGATCGTTGGTGTGTTCGCAGATCTTGCACTGTTAACCTCATTTATTGGCGTGAGCTTGGGCCTATTCGAATTTATGGGCGATTCATTGAGCAATAAGCTAGGCAGCGCTAAGCGTGTCAAAACAGCATTGATCACTTTCGTTCCACCACTCGGCTTTGCTTTGTTCTACCCACAGGGCTTTATTATGGCACTGGGTTATGCAGCAATCGCGCTAGCAGTACTTGCAATCCTGTTACCGACAGTGATGGTTTACAAAGTTCGTTACACTGATTTCTCCGTTGATGGCCAAAATACTCAAGAGACTTACCAAGTATTAGGTGGAAGCAAAGCGTTGTTCTTAGCGGGTAGCGTTGGCGTGTTTATCATTGCAATTCAAATCCTTATTTCAGTAGGGTTACTACCTTCTTTAGGCTAA
- a CDS encoding DEAD/DEAH box helicase, which translates to MSEPTKSFNQLGLSDQLLTTLTELNFTAPTSVQEQAIPLVLEGKDVLAGAQTGTGKTAAFGLPIIQRLIETKDNVIPNPKLVRALVLVPTRELAQQVFDNVTSYAKGTDIKVVVAYGGVSMKVQTDNLRGGADILVATPGRLIDHIFTKNIILSHTEVLVLDEADRMLDMGFMPDIKRILSRMNDVRQTLFFSATFDNKIKTIAHRMMQSPSEIQVTPKNSTADTVTQMVYPVDKSRKSELLAYLIGSKNWQQVLVFTKTKQGTDALVKELKLDGIKAASINGDKSQGARQKALDDFKSGKVRALIATDVAARGIDIQQLEQVVNYDMPFKAEDYVHRIGRTGRAGNSGLAISLMSQDEAYLLGDIERLLDTRLPQEWLEGFEPSLEKDVAPDRGGRSKGRSSEKRKMKAKLKIHQNRGKARR; encoded by the coding sequence ATGTCTGAACCTACTAAATCTTTTAACCAACTTGGATTGTCTGACCAACTGCTTACAACACTCACTGAGCTTAACTTTACGGCTCCAACCAGTGTTCAAGAGCAAGCGATTCCATTGGTGCTAGAAGGCAAAGATGTATTGGCTGGCGCGCAAACGGGTACGGGTAAAACGGCAGCATTTGGTTTGCCGATTATTCAAAGATTAATCGAGACTAAAGACAACGTTATCCCAAACCCTAAGTTAGTTCGTGCATTGGTATTAGTGCCAACGCGTGAATTAGCACAACAGGTGTTTGATAACGTAACCAGTTACGCGAAAGGTACCGACATTAAAGTGGTTGTGGCCTACGGTGGCGTTAGCATGAAGGTTCAAACTGATAACCTGCGTGGAGGCGCAGATATCTTAGTGGCAACGCCTGGTCGTCTTATCGACCATATTTTCACTAAGAACATCATATTAAGCCACACTGAAGTGTTGGTGCTTGATGAAGCGGATCGCATGTTGGACATGGGTTTCATGCCTGATATTAAACGCATTCTTTCACGCATGAATGACGTTCGTCAGACGCTGTTTTTCTCTGCAACGTTCGATAATAAGATTAAGACGATTGCTCACCGTATGATGCAGTCGCCAAGTGAAATTCAAGTCACGCCAAAAAATAGTACCGCTGACACGGTTACTCAGATGGTTTATCCGGTTGATAAATCGCGTAAGAGTGAACTGTTGGCTTACCTGATCGGTTCAAAGAACTGGCAACAAGTGTTGGTATTCACTAAAACTAAGCAGGGTACGGATGCTCTGGTTAAAGAGCTTAAGCTAGACGGGATTAAAGCGGCATCAATCAACGGTGATAAGAGTCAGGGTGCACGCCAAAAGGCACTGGACGATTTCAAATCAGGCAAGGTGCGTGCGTTGATTGCAACTGACGTTGCAGCTCGTGGTATTGATATTCAACAGCTAGAACAAGTTGTTAACTACGACATGCCTTTCAAAGCTGAAGATTACGTTCACCGCATTGGACGTACAGGCCGCGCAGGCAACAGCGGTTTAGCGATTTCTTTGATGAGTCAGGATGAAGCTTACCTACTGGGTGATATTGAACGATTACTGGATACGCGTTTGCCTCAAGAGTGGCTAGAAGGCTTTGAACCAAGCCTTGAGAAAGACGTGGCACCTGATCGCGGTGGTCGCAGTAAGGGGCGTTCATCAGAAAAACGCAAGATGAAAGCAAAGCTTAAGATCCACCAAAACCGCGGTAAAGCGCGTCGCTAA
- a CDS encoding efflux RND transporter permease subunit, which yields MNIAEYSIKNKVISWLFLVILAIGGVTSFGNLSRLEDPAFTIKDAMIISTYPGATSMEVEEELTYPLEKEIRQLPYIDKITSTSSNGMSQIMVSMKMDYGPDELPQIWDEMRRKINDLQPTLPSGVNSVQIIDDFGDVFGVMIMLTGDGYDYVELKQYADYLTREIELVDGVGKVSIAGDQQEQLFVEMSLERLAALNLDMSTVTSLLAQQNSVVSAGEVMLNGQSLTIKPNGTLSTVEELENLIIHGRDTGNLIRLKDVAEVTRGIQEKPGNVLTYNGKPAINLGIAFSSGVNVVEIGKALDAELDRLESIKPAGVELNYFYNQAQEVDKSVADFLISLVEAVAIVIIVLLFAMGLRSGLIIGLVLLLTVFGTFILMDYNDVELHRISLGALIIALGMLVDNAIVVVEGILVGLKKGKTKLQAAKDIVTQTQWPLLGATIIAITAFAPIGLSKDATGEFMGSLFWVLCFSLFLSWVTALTLTPFLAEMLLKEEDKVDQNEDPYKGILFVVFGASLKFALRFRWLTVVSMIALLAVSVVGFGKVKQQFFPPSNTPMFYVDMWMPEGTDVRETIKQTEKVESYIRQEDDVEFVTTTVGQGMQRFALTYQPEKSYEAYSQLQVRTTDRDSMFKVLAELDKDLANEFEQPTFQFKLIEFGPSPASKIEARIIGADPQVLRSIAVEVEDVLLADPGSRNVRHDWRERTKELVPLFNESKARRLGISKTDLSETLQMAFGGYNIGLLRDGTHMLPIVARLPEEERFDFESLNNVKIWSPSLQTYIPVEQVIDGVELQWSEPLIQRRDRKRTLTVLADHDVLGDETPASLFARVKPKVEALDLPEGYSINWGGEYESSKDAQESLFGSLPMGYLLMFIITMLLFNSLRKPLVIWFTVPLSIIGVSIGLLGTNMPFSFTAFLGLLSLSGMILKNGIVLLDQINTELSTGKDPYLAVVDSAISRVRPVSMAALTTILGMIPLVFDAFFGSMAITIMAGLGFATVLTLIVVPVMFAILYRIKPSTAGY from the coding sequence ATGAACATCGCAGAATATTCAATAAAAAACAAAGTAATCAGCTGGCTGTTTCTAGTCATTTTGGCCATTGGCGGTGTGACGTCTTTTGGTAATCTATCCCGTTTAGAAGACCCAGCTTTTACCATTAAAGATGCAATGATTATCTCAACTTACCCTGGCGCTACGTCAATGGAAGTTGAGGAGGAACTGACTTATCCCCTTGAGAAAGAGATAAGACAGCTCCCTTATATCGACAAGATCACTTCGACGTCATCGAATGGCATGTCTCAAATTATGGTCAGCATGAAGATGGATTATGGTCCAGACGAGCTACCACAAATCTGGGATGAAATGCGCCGTAAGATCAACGATCTACAGCCAACGCTACCAAGTGGTGTTAACTCAGTTCAGATCATTGATGATTTTGGGGACGTATTTGGTGTGATGATCATGCTGACGGGTGATGGCTACGATTATGTCGAGCTAAAGCAGTATGCAGATTATTTAACGCGTGAAATCGAACTGGTCGATGGTGTCGGCAAAGTAAGTATCGCGGGTGACCAACAAGAACAATTATTTGTTGAGATGTCACTTGAGCGTTTAGCGGCGCTGAACCTAGATATGTCGACGGTTACGTCACTGTTAGCACAACAAAACAGTGTGGTATCGGCAGGCGAGGTAATGCTGAATGGTCAAAGCCTAACAATCAAACCTAACGGTACGCTGAGCACAGTTGAAGAGCTAGAAAACCTAATCATTCATGGTCGTGATACGGGTAACTTGATTCGCTTGAAAGATGTCGCTGAAGTGACTCGCGGTATTCAAGAAAAGCCAGGCAATGTATTGACGTACAACGGCAAACCAGCAATTAACTTAGGTATTGCGTTCTCTTCAGGCGTAAACGTAGTTGAAATTGGTAAAGCACTGGATGCGGAACTTGATCGCCTAGAGAGTATTAAACCAGCGGGTGTAGAACTGAACTACTTCTACAACCAAGCGCAAGAAGTAGATAAATCAGTGGCTGACTTCTTAATCAGCCTAGTTGAAGCGGTAGCTATCGTTATCATTGTATTGCTGTTCGCAATGGGTTTACGCAGTGGTTTGATCATCGGTTTGGTTCTTCTATTGACGGTATTTGGTACCTTCATCTTGATGGACTACAACGATGTAGAACTACACCGTATCTCACTGGGTGCTTTGATCATCGCGCTCGGTATGCTGGTGGATAACGCGATTGTCGTCGTTGAAGGTATATTGGTTGGCTTGAAGAAAGGTAAGACTAAGCTTCAAGCAGCAAAAGACATCGTGACACAAACGCAATGGCCACTATTGGGTGCGACCATTATTGCTATTACCGCTTTTGCACCTATCGGATTATCGAAAGATGCAACGGGCGAGTTCATGGGTTCATTGTTCTGGGTACTGTGTTTCTCGTTATTCTTGAGTTGGGTAACGGCGCTAACACTAACGCCATTCCTTGCTGAAATGCTGCTTAAAGAAGAAGACAAAGTCGATCAGAACGAAGACCCATACAAAGGTATTCTGTTCGTTGTATTCGGTGCATCTCTGAAATTTGCATTGCGTTTTAGATGGTTAACTGTCGTCAGCATGATCGCTTTGCTAGCGGTGTCTGTGGTTGGTTTTGGTAAGGTGAAGCAGCAGTTCTTCCCGCCATCAAATACGCCGATGTTCTACGTAGACATGTGGATGCCAGAAGGTACGGATGTACGTGAAACGATCAAGCAAACTGAAAAGGTTGAGAGCTACATTCGTCAAGAAGACGACGTAGAGTTTGTAACTACAACGGTTGGACAGGGCATGCAACGTTTCGCGCTGACATACCAACCAGAGAAAAGCTACGAAGCGTACAGCCAATTACAAGTAAGAACCACTGACCGTGACTCCATGTTTAAGGTTCTCGCGGAGTTAGACAAAGACTTAGCGAACGAATTTGAGCAACCAACGTTCCAGTTCAAACTGATTGAATTCGGTCCGTCACCGGCTTCAAAGATAGAAGCTCGTATTATCGGTGCAGACCCTCAAGTATTGCGTAGCATTGCAGTTGAAGTCGAAGACGTCTTACTTGCCGATCCAGGTTCACGAAATGTTCGTCACGATTGGCGTGAACGCACCAAAGAACTAGTGCCGCTATTTAACGAATCAAAGGCACGTCGCCTTGGCATATCAAAAACTGATCTGTCTGAGACGTTACAAATGGCGTTCGGCGGTTACAACATCGGCTTACTGCGTGATGGTACTCATATGTTACCTATCGTTGCGCGTTTGCCAGAAGAAGAGCGTTTTGACTTTGAATCACTGAACAATGTGAAGATTTGGAGCCCATCGCTACAAACTTACATTCCAGTTGAGCAAGTGATTGATGGTGTAGAGCTTCAATGGTCTGAACCACTGATTCAACGTCGTGATAGAAAGCGTACGTTAACCGTGCTGGCTGACCACGATGTACTTGGTGATGAAACGCCAGCTAGCTTGTTTGCTCGTGTTAAACCAAAGGTAGAAGCATTAGACCTACCAGAAGGCTACAGTATCAATTGGGGCGGCGAATACGAAAGCTCGAAAGATGCACAAGAATCTTTGTTTGGTTCACTGCCAATGGGTTACTTGCTGATGTTTATCATTACTATGCTTCTGTTTAACTCGCTTCGTAAGCCACTTGTGATTTGGTTTACGGTGCCACTTTCTATCATTGGTGTTTCGATTGGTCTGTTAGGTACCAATATGCCATTCAGCTTCACGGCATTCCTAGGTCTACTGAGTTTAAGCGGCATGATCTTGAAAAACGGTATCGTACTGCTTGACCAGATCAACACTGAACTCTCAACAGGTAAAGACCCATACTTAGCGGTTGTCGACAGTGCGATTAGTCGTGTACGACCGGTATCTATGGCAGCATTGACGACTATCTTGGGTATGATTCCTTTGGTATTCGATGCATTTTTCGGCTCGATGGCGATTACCATCATGGCAGGCTTAGGCTTTGCTACAGTACTAACGCTAATAGTAGTACCAGTGATGTTCGCTATTCTATATAGAATCAAACCGTCCACTGCGGGTTATTAG
- a CDS encoding cytochrome b, whose amino-acid sequence MDNNVRNYNPLARAMHWISALAIFGLFGVGLWMVDLSYYSEWYKTAPDYHRSVGILLAAVTVIRLLWKLVTASPKVEGKSYEVAAAKIAHGFMYINLAVLFISGYLISTSDGRGIEVFNWFTVPSMGELFANQSDLAGTVHYYAAWVLIIMASVHALAAIKHHVIDKDDTLRKMIGASK is encoded by the coding sequence ATGGACAACAACGTTAGAAATTACAACCCTTTAGCAAGAGCGATGCATTGGATTTCAGCACTCGCAATATTTGGTTTGTTTGGTGTAGGCCTTTGGATGGTTGATCTTTCATACTACAGCGAGTGGTACAAAACAGCGCCAGACTACCACCGTTCGGTAGGCATTCTTTTGGCTGCCGTTACCGTTATCCGCTTACTTTGGAAACTAGTTACCGCGTCACCTAAGGTGGAGGGTAAAAGCTATGAAGTTGCAGCAGCGAAGATCGCTCACGGCTTTATGTACATCAATTTAGCAGTTTTATTTATTTCAGGTTATTTGATTTCGACATCAGATGGCCGCGGGATCGAGGTCTTCAATTGGTTCACTGTACCAAGTATGGGTGAACTGTTTGCAAACCAATCTGATCTCGCAGGAACAGTTCATTACTATGCTGCATGGGTACTGATCATTATGGCATCAGTGCACGCATTAGCGGCGATAAAACACCACGTTATCGACAAAGACGATACGCTACGAAAAATGATAGGAGCTTCAAAATGA
- a CDS encoding efflux RND transporter periplasmic adaptor subunit, with protein sequence MQSKLSIQAKAGKQIGVAFAALLLAGSLTGCNKVQSEETVQVVKPVKLFEIPQLTDIELDSFIAKVDATDRAALSFLVGGDIETFSVRMGQEVKKGQVLAVLDATDYRIAVDAAQAKFDLANSQYKQASELYSKKLVSTDYYDQAVNTFTAAEVELDQAQTNLGYTTLVAPFDGVVSMVFGKQYQLIAEKQPVLNILNHSEMDVTFSIPVSKLEDRSIQDLTNSNMWVVMDSHRGIRIPTRFKEISTQPDEDTNSYQAVVSIEKPEGINLLSGMTAQVEVQKNRSDSGIGIVDSAWLSKEADHGELWRYNPESQLISKVQVTLDGQGKVIEGLSSGDLIVEAGVDVLSDGQQVKAWLREGGI encoded by the coding sequence ATGCAATCCAAGTTGTCTATTCAAGCCAAGGCGGGTAAGCAGATAGGAGTGGCATTTGCTGCACTATTACTCGCAGGCTCTTTGACCGGATGTAATAAGGTTCAGTCAGAAGAAACGGTTCAAGTTGTTAAGCCAGTAAAGCTGTTTGAGATCCCTCAGCTGACGGATATCGAGCTTGATAGCTTTATCGCAAAAGTGGATGCGACCGACCGTGCCGCGCTTTCTTTCCTAGTGGGCGGAGATATTGAAACGTTCTCTGTTCGTATGGGACAAGAGGTGAAGAAAGGTCAAGTACTCGCTGTGCTAGACGCAACGGACTACCGTATTGCGGTTGATGCAGCACAAGCCAAGTTTGATCTGGCGAACAGCCAATACAAGCAAGCGTCAGAGTTGTACTCGAAGAAGCTTGTAAGCACGGATTACTACGACCAAGCCGTAAACACCTTTACTGCCGCTGAAGTTGAGTTGGACCAAGCACAAACAAACCTTGGTTACACCACATTAGTTGCTCCATTCGATGGCGTGGTTTCGATGGTGTTTGGTAAGCAATATCAGTTAATCGCTGAAAAGCAGCCAGTACTTAATATTTTGAATCACAGCGAGATGGATGTGACTTTCTCTATTCCTGTATCAAAGCTTGAAGACCGTTCTATTCAAGACCTAACTAACTCAAACATGTGGGTTGTGATGGATAGCCACCGCGGTATTCGTATCCCAACGCGTTTTAAAGAGATCTCAACGCAACCAGACGAAGACACCAACAGCTACCAAGCGGTTGTGTCTATCGAGAAGCCTGAAGGTATCAATCTGCTTTCTGGCATGACGGCACAAGTTGAAGTTCAGAAAAACAGATCGGACTCCGGTATTGGCATTGTTGATTCAGCTTGGCTAAGCAAAGAAGCAGACCACGGTGAACTGTGGCGCTACAACCCAGAGTCTCAATTGATTTCTAAAGTACAAGTCACCCTTGATGGTCAAGGCAAGGTTATTGAAGGCCTGTCTTCTGGCGACCTTATCGTAGAAGCGGGTGTGGATGTGTTATCTGATGGGCAACAAGTAAAAGCTTGGTTACGTGAGGGCGGTATTTAA
- a CDS encoding DUF2164 domain-containing protein encodes MTIQLDSKQKSELTHTLQKYLQDELDVELGQFDTEFLVDFISKKFGAVYYNKGIEDAQKVMERKMLDISDELYEIEQIVEI; translated from the coding sequence ATGACCATTCAATTAGATTCGAAACAAAAGTCTGAACTTACTCATACGCTCCAAAAGTACCTGCAAGATGAACTCGATGTGGAGCTTGGTCAGTTCGACACGGAATTCTTAGTCGACTTCATCAGTAAAAAGTTTGGTGCGGTTTATTACAACAAGGGGATAGAAGATGCTCAAAAAGTGATGGAACGTAAGATGTTAGATATCTCAGATGAGCTCTACGAGATCGAGCAAATTGTTGAAATCTAA
- a CDS encoding efflux RND transporter periplasmic adaptor subunit — protein sequence MNLSKLSVVVVSALLLQACNNETDHREQPSLLVSTFEVGAPLTDQFRSFNGQVMPAELTPLAFKLAGEIQQVLVEAGDKVEKGQLLATLDNATYLQGLTDAKSQFKLASKQLARGSEMFDSKMLSQSEHDQLTANYKLASANLAAAERKLSYTELLAPFPGTISTVDKQRFENTTPGETLLSVYQNDKVYVRIQVSDSILASISPDMRSNSYRPDATFGGHSGKYPLTYLEHTSELHPQSRTYEFWMQMQQPESEILPGTSVTVNVDMAKAGLSDVQGYQLPMTTLQAGAEANQFYVWKMEDGQAFKSEVEVDKISGQGALIAHGVEQGELLVNSNLRKLRDGIKLSGKAE from the coding sequence ATGAACCTTTCCAAATTATCAGTTGTGGTTGTATCTGCGTTATTACTTCAAGCCTGTAACAATGAAACCGACCACCGTGAGCAACCTTCACTTTTGGTTTCAACCTTTGAAGTTGGTGCGCCCCTGACTGACCAATTCAGAAGCTTTAACGGACAGGTGATGCCTGCAGAACTCACACCATTGGCATTTAAGCTTGCTGGTGAGATTCAACAAGTATTGGTTGAAGCTGGTGACAAGGTAGAAAAAGGTCAGCTACTGGCGACCTTAGACAACGCGACATACCTTCAAGGCCTTACAGACGCTAAATCTCAATTCAAATTGGCGAGCAAGCAACTGGCGCGTGGTTCTGAGATGTTTGACAGCAAGATGTTGTCGCAATCAGAACACGATCAGTTGACCGCTAACTACAAACTGGCATCGGCTAATTTGGCTGCGGCAGAGCGTAAGCTTAGTTACACGGAGCTTTTAGCCCCATTCCCTGGAACAATTTCAACCGTTGATAAGCAACGTTTCGAAAACACCACACCGGGTGAAACGTTACTCAGCGTGTACCAGAACGACAAGGTGTATGTGCGAATTCAAGTATCAGATTCGATCTTAGCGTCTATCAGCCCAGACATGCGTTCGAACAGCTATCGACCTGACGCAACTTTTGGCGGCCATTCTGGAAAATACCCTCTGACGTATCTAGAGCACACCAGTGAACTGCATCCGCAATCTCGCACTTACGAGTTTTGGATGCAGATGCAACAACCTGAAAGTGAAATTCTGCCGGGTACCAGCGTTACGGTAAATGTAGATATGGCGAAAGCGGGCCTGAGTGATGTTCAAGGGTACCAGTTGCCCATGACGACGCTACAAGCGGGCGCTGAAGCGAACCAGTTTTACGTGTGGAAGATGGAAGACGGCCAAGCTTTCAAAAGCGAAGTGGAAGTCGACAAGATCAGCGGCCAAGGGGCACTTATCGCTCATGGCGTTGAACAAGGTGAGCTACTCGTAAACTCGAATCTAAGAAAACTCCGTGACGGAATCAAATTGTCAGGAAAAGCAGAATGA
- a CDS encoding TetR/AcrR family transcriptional regulator, with translation MKMTEKKQGRRSAKDAEETRFLIMSVAADMFCEHGYDSVSLRNISEKAGVSHSLIRHHFGSKEKIWHAISDCLHEYFQSYIAKIMEELPKGVTPSITIYLFSMRLFSNMVHSRKPMQLITDSVRQKDNLVDYFIDNVGDVEKEINMLAEEYNDANPDNLINIYEIKWQMIMYAHGAVCLTPFMESTWNEGDMQSTPAEALLKHWQLFNKQMVSTFNISEEWVLNPSSIEELIYEVPCVWKCNQEHR, from the coding sequence ATGAAGATGACAGAAAAGAAACAAGGTAGAAGAAGCGCAAAAGACGCCGAAGAGACTCGATTTTTGATCATGAGTGTTGCTGCGGATATGTTCTGTGAGCATGGATATGATAGCGTTTCACTGCGAAACATCAGTGAAAAAGCAGGCGTCTCGCATAGCCTTATCCGCCATCACTTTGGTAGCAAAGAAAAGATCTGGCATGCTATAAGCGATTGTTTACATGAGTATTTTCAGTCTTACATTGCTAAAATCATGGAAGAACTGCCAAAAGGTGTTACGCCGAGTATTACTATTTATTTGTTTAGTATGCGTCTCTTTAGCAACATGGTTCACTCACGTAAACCGATGCAACTTATCACCGACTCTGTTCGCCAAAAAGACAACCTGGTCGATTACTTTATCGACAATGTTGGTGATGTCGAAAAAGAAATTAATATGTTGGCAGAAGAATATAATGATGCGAACCCAGATAACTTGATCAACATTTATGAAATTAAATGGCAAATGATCATGTATGCGCACGGCGCGGTATGCCTAACCCCTTTCATGGAAAGCACGTGGAATGAAGGTGACATGCAATCGACGCCTGCAGAAGCATTGTTGAAACATTGGCAATTGTTCAACAAGCAAATGGTCAGTACGTTCAATATCAGTGAAGAATGGGTCTTGAATCCAAGTTCGATTGAAGAATTAATTTATGAAGTCCCTTGTGTGTGGAAGTGCAATCAAGAACACCGTTAA